A stretch of DNA from Nitrosopumilus zosterae:
GAAAACTGCCGAAGAATGGGCATCTGCTTTGAACAGATCAAATATGACTGGTAGAAAATTATTTGGTTCAAAAACTCTTGGAGAAATTGAACTTGAACGAAAAGCAAATGGCGCTTTATCAATCAAAGGAAATTTCATGGCTGGAAGTCTTACTTATGATGGTCCTATCATTATGCAAGGTAGTATTACAAGTCCATCATGGACACAGGAGTTTAAAACAAACATCCATCTTACTTCTGGAGATTTCAAATTTCTGGATCCTATAGAAAATAAATATAGAATTGATAATGGTGCTACAATTATTGTCGATAATGGAAATATAGTAGTTGGAAATGTTTTTGGTAGGAAATTTAGAGTAGAGGATCCTGAAGGAAAAGTTGGAGTATTTCAAATTCAAGAACACAGAACACATCTTTCAGCTCCTAAAGGAAAAATCATTGCTGAAAATCTTGTAAATACTGTATCAATTGATGCAGATTCTGTAATTGTTCTTAATGTGGAAGATGATGTGATGATATCTGCACGTGAAATATTATTTTATGGAGGAAAATTCACCTATGATTCTTTAATTGAATTAAAAAATGGTGGTTCAATACGATTTTTTGAGAATTTTTCAATTCAAGGATTAAGTGGTGATGCTATTATCCAACTTGAAAATGGTAAAAAAATTCGTTTATTTGATCTAAAAACCAAAAAAATCCGAGATTTATCTGATGAGTATGTGCCTAATAAAGAAAATTATGGTAAAGAAGATACAATGGTAGGACATGGATTTACAATTACTTATGATATGTTAAATAATATCTCAAAAAAACCAACTAAAAAACAAAAAAGTTGGACATCTAAATTTAGTTTTTCAAAAAAATAATTAACTAATGCATCTAAATCACTGTAAATTTAATTAGAGATTATTTTTTCCAAAACTATCTAATCCTTTTCTTCTAACTTCGAAAACATTGTAATCATATTTCTGTTTTAGTTCAATGACACATAACTCGACAAAATCATATTCTGTAAGCTTTTTTACCATTTTATAGAAATTTTCACCAATTACGAAGCTGTTTCTTGAACAAAGAGAATTAATTTTGAAACAACGATTAACCGTAGGGCCAAAAATATCACTAATATTAGAAGTAGTGCTTTCAGCTACCTTTACA
This window harbors:
- a CDS encoding J domain-containing protein; translation: MVENNYDILGIVEGSTEKEIRDAFRRLALQFHSDRGGENDQFIKIKQAYEDLKIGKKYPDTDIEKIKNSRVYSGDSEADIRRKNQILGQELSKEMKTAEEWASALNRSNMTGRKLFGSKTLGEIELERKANGALSIKGNFMAGSLTYDGPIIMQGSITSPSWTQEFKTNIHLTSGDFKFLDPIENKYRIDNGATIIVDNGNIVVGNVFGRKFRVEDPEGKVGVFQIQEHRTHLSAPKGKIIAENLVNTVSIDADSVIVLNVEDDVMISAREILFYGGKFTYDSLIELKNGGSIRFFENFSIQGLSGDAIIQLENGKKIRLFDLKTKKIRDLSDEYVPNKENYGKEDTMVGHGFTITYDMLNNISKKPTKKQKSWTSKFSFSKK